CCTCGTCAGCTCCACCTGCCGGTCCGTGGTCGATAATTTTGATTGCAACTAATTTCTGGGTTGCGGGATGACCGTGCCCAGAGTCGCCAGTTCCTTCGAGCTCTATACGAACAGCTAGAGAAACCTGGCTGAATGTCCCGTGTCCAAGCTGTCGGAGCTTACGATACAGTCGTGGCTGCTGGGTCCGAATAGAGCGCACCGAGTAGATTTCATCTGCGCCCTGTGTACCAGATGACTGGATGAGGACCGGTTTGTTGTCGTCAATGCCGTACCCACTGCTTCGTGGAGGAGACGGTGGGCGAACCGTCGGTAAAGCGATACCGCGATGGATGGCCAAGTATTGCTCCCGGTGCAGGTTATTCGATTTTGAATCCGtgctggaagaggaaacaATCCCTTGAGAGAGACCAGTTCCGGAAACAGCAACGGGGCGAGGCTTAATCGGAACACTTCGACCTGGTGGAACATACTCACTTAAACTACGATTGCGCGCATGCTTTGGGGCCACCGGCGTGTCCAAGGTTTTCTCAGTACTAGGTTTATCCGTGGTTCCAGAAGTTTTGCCGCGAGATCGAGATTCCGAGGTTCCGGACAATGACAACTGCGATGGGTCGCTGGGCCGCATACTTAGGCTCGAACCAGTCCTGGAGGCGATCGAAGAAGTCCGGGATAACGACTGCGAATTACGACGCGGCGGAAGTTTCCATGGCGAAGCGCCTCCAATAGGCGACGGCAAAGGTGTAATATCTCCCATGGCTATTAGTTGAGGAGAAGACAaaagagaagctggagataGGGAACCCCCACTATGACTTGGTCCAGCCATCAAAGCCCGTAGACTTGGCGTACGATGCGGAAGGCTGCTTGCAGAGGTACTATGGTGGACAAACAAGTCGGCCTCTCTATGCGGGCTCAGCCGATGAGGGCTCGAATGGTGAGCACTCGAGATATCGGTGCGGATCTGCAAAGATGGTACAGCGGCAGCATCGTGCTCTTTATACGTCACATCCTGGATGGAGACGGGGGACAAGTTGTCGGGGGATAAAGGCGCAAAGTCGGGGCCTTCACGGCCTGTATTCATCGAAGACGTTGAATGAAGCTCATTATCACTCGAGACCGTTATGGTGCTAGACCCGTGTAACTCGGGGTGGTGGACGACGGACCCTGACCTATCGGTCGGTGGAGGTGATTCCGGGTGAACCATCGAACGAGTATGAAGCCTAAAACGCTACAGTGACATTAGATGACCCTTTTCGTCGTTAAACGACATTTAACGAATCCAGAGCCATACTTGCGAAAGCGTGCGGGTGAGACCGGGCCCGGAATCTTCAGAGCGCCTCGGACAAAGCCCCGAGGGTGGCactgaggttgaagaggccTCAAGATAAAGGGAAGGTGAGCGAAACAACGATAATGATCATTCAGCACATCAGCAAGTCTGAAACTCAGAGGGATGCGAGGCAAAAGGGCTTGAAGCCAACGGAAGCGCTGGCAACAAAGCAGGAAGGAAGTTGAAAGCGCTGGCGGTTGGGGGGCTGGTCAGGGCCAGGGCCTAGTAATATGAGAGAGATTAAGCCCCAAATCAAATCAAGCCTGGCAGCGACGTAATCTGCGCGCAGACCCGGTAATATTACACCAGTATATTAATAGCACCGGCGGCGGAGTTTAAATCGAGCTTCTGCATGCTTGCGTTTGGcgcttgatgttgaaggcTCAAAGCAGGAAATTTTTTGGCTCGTCCTGCGGGGTCAGCTGATTCCTTGATTGCCCTCTTTCGTCCTGTCGACGTAAACTGCGGGCTGTTCCGGGCGTTTTTGCCGCTCCTTTGGGCTTAGTGGTCCCCGCATCAAGGAAAGGCCCTGAATAAATCGCCACTTCCGGCAGGTTAATTTCCTTTTCGGGCCAGGCGCCCTGCCAATCCGCGCCAGCATCGTGCCCAGCGGAAGATTCCCGTGACCTCCAGCGACAGCCATGGTCTACGTAGTCCTGGAGATCTTAATCTCACCGGCGGCTACTGCAAGATACTCACTTCGCTTAGTCTGCGATGCTGCACGTTTTGTGATCTATTGACTGCGAAAACTTAGGACAGCTGCGGAGTAATCGCTGGAAGATTACCGCAGACTGTACTCCGGAGTAACATACCTCGTACCGGCCGGTGTAATCGATCTACACTATTCGCGACGCTACTAGTAAACACTGTTTTTTATAGTCGCTTCAGGCACATTCTAACGGCCCTCTGCCTGTGGGAGTAATTCAACACAAGAATTTGATCCTGTTTAAGAAACGGGCTGAGATCTACGTAACCGGACGCGTCTACGTTTGCAGGAGCTGGCAACATCTCTTAACAGCCCTAAATCCTATACTATCTACCGAAATCGCCCTACGACGCCCTTGTTTCAGATCCATCGACCATGGCCCACGGTGTTGATTCTTAAAAACAGTACCTGGCCAATTAAATGGGGCCAGCTGTGCGGCTCTTAACTGGTCCCCGATTTTTATATCGACAGATATGACAGGCCCAGATGACTTTAGAGAGTTTTCATTCGATGCTCCTGACAACATTAAAGGCGCTTGGTAAGACGGACTGAAACCTGCAACAGTTTTCGCCAGCAAGAACACAAACACAGGAGTCTGGTATATGTACAGTAAAATTTAACAAAACCGATTACCATGCCCGTTCCCAAAACCATGGACAATGCTTTAAGACGAATGCGAAGCGCCAGAGTGAAGAGAGTTGTGAAAAGGCAAGGCAGTCGTTCTAATACACAGTATATgaaaatataaattaaaacaCCTCCCCGCTTGACCGAAAATGCCGCAAACGAGTAAAGGTGGACGTCAGAATACAGTCGGACATGGACGCGTTCAGAGAACAGCCTTTTTCACCACCTATAATGCCGTTAGTTGTTGAACATTGCAAAATACTAATTCAATTCCACTTACGCTCCATGttccagcaacaccagcGACAATGCCGCCAGAGATCATCATAGGCTTCAGACCCCGGGTACTCTTAAACACCATGCCACTGATAGCGCCGGCAGTGATGCTGTTGGCAGCATCATGCTTCCCCCGCACATAACCAACAAATGAATTCAGACCGTTGTAAACCATGGCCACCACGCCCGCGGAGTTTCCAAGGAAGGGACCTCTCCGAGTAATGGAGTTCAATACGCCGTTCAGGCGAATCTTGGGGGGTGCCGTTACCGGTGTTTTTCTCAATCCTTCAGCCAGCCCCCAAGCTCCTCCGAGTCCCAGCGCTGCAATGTAGGTCGTTCCGGTTCCGTAGCAAAGGTCATCCGACCATCCTCGCGATGGTAAAACAGATTCTGAGCCGGGGAGCTGATCAAGGGCGGAGTCTTCAAGTGTGATGTAATCGAGGGTGTCTTCGTTCAAGCCAGCTAAAGGGTGAAGGCTCGAGGGGTCGGGAATGGCGACCTCCGAAAGGAATGAGGTGGCATCCGGCGCGTCGAAGTTATCCTTGGCCTGTTTGCGGCCGCTGAACGAATCCCAGATGGACATTTTGaggcaagaaaaagaactGAATTAAGTTGGTAAAGAATACAAGTTCGAAGAGAAGAACCGGAAAAGGAGATGAAAGTGGCTGATGCAAGCTGCTGCCGGGCACTGATGCTCTTGGTCGTCGCCTCCGAGTTCGCTTGAATTCGAAATCTGAGGAATCGGGAATAAAAACTTCAGCCCCGTGATCAGCCGGTCGCCCGGTAGCCGGAGAAAAGATGCACCGACGCTAAACCCGTTCGGTGGGCCCGCCTGGAAAATCCACAAGCGGCAAAAAGAGATACGATCCAGAGATGGCGGGGATTGGGCTGCAGAAAGCAACTTGTTCGGTGAAATTGGTCGCTGTCGACCGGCTCGTTTATACGGACATGCTTCATGGCGACAATCATGGAAAATAAACCTGACCGCAGCGCTGAGGCCACCGCCGGGCCTATAGACATGGAGCAGATCTCTCAAAATATACAAATACTGCCCGAAGCCACCCTAGACAAAATCGCCAAGGGCCCTCTGGTGAATTTCACCCTTACATGCGATGATATTGAGTAAGACTACGTCCTCGTATTACTAGCTATCTGGCCGCTCTTGCTGCATACATATTTCTGACGCTATCTGCAGAAAAGTAACGAGAGTTTTCAATTCGCTATTGCAGACATATAGCTCAGCAGTCATTTCTCATGCCCATACCACAGCTGCATGCAATGCACTGAGCGCATTTCTTGACGCGGCTTTTGTCTCACAATATGAAGGGACTCGACTTCTAGCCCGATCTCAGCAGACTTTAGTCCCGGTCTTTGACAGTTTCTTGGCTCGATTCAAAGACGTAAAGCCCAGGCCTATGAAACAGGTCCTAGAGTCACTTGCAACGATCATCGCGAAGTCTAGTAATGAGCCTGGATGTGATGCCATCAAGAAAGAGTTCGTGGATGCTGTCCTTCCTGCCATTATACTTGGCGAACCTCGGTCTCGAATCAAAGCCTCCATCAACGCCTTAGAGGCATTATTGCGCAAGAATGCCATCTCATCAATAGAGTTAATCACCCTGATAGATACTTGGCTTATGCGCAATCCAGAACACTGGCCATCCGTGCTTCGGGAAGAATGCCGGACATCCGCAATAGACATCTCTCGATTTTTGCAAAGATCCTCCGAGAACGCAGTCTCAGACGTCCAGTCCGGTGAAACGGCTGTTCAAATCCTTGTTCTAGGCTTTTTGAACCGCTCAAAGTCCCATGACCTGGCAGCATCATCCGGAGAAGTAATGACCATGTTCTTTCGGAAGTTGGAACAGAAACTGGATTCTGCCCCGCTGGGTGAAGGTAAAGAGCGCCTCGCTTTGGCCTGGGTCACGCCAATCAAATGTTTTCTGTTGCAAAACTTTGAGATGCTAGAGAAGCTATCTAACTATATACTTCTGCGCTTATTTGGGCTCGGCGCAAATGGCTTCCGCTGCTTTCTAGAAACGTTGCCGTTGAACAATCTCCTTTCTGGTGACATGGGAAGCTGCTCGTTAAATGAATTAACCCTTCTATTCGAATGTCTACAGATAGGGAAGAAGACTGGTTTAGTCCATGACGACTGTATGTGCAAGAGAACAATGTGACTCTGCAGATCTTTGGCTGattcccttctttttttccccccCAGATTACTTCACGAAATTTCAAACACAGGAAGAGCCGCCGCTGGTCTTGAAAAGTGAATTCATTGGCCAATTTCTTTTCCATCATGATTTTAGTATCAAGATGGCAGCCCTTTCTTTGCTAATCACGGCGCCATCTACTACGAAACCACTCT
This region of Aspergillus puulaauensis MK2 DNA, chromosome 5, nearly complete sequence genomic DNA includes:
- a CDS encoding putative protein kinase (COG:T;~EggNog:ENOG410PFW7;~InterPro:IPR000719,IPR011009,IPR008271;~PFAM:PF07714,PF00069;~go_function: GO:0004672 - protein kinase activity [Evidence IEA];~go_function: GO:0005524 - ATP binding [Evidence IEA];~go_process: GO:0006468 - protein phosphorylation [Evidence IEA]) codes for the protein MVHPESPPPTDRSGSVVHHPELHGSSTITVSSDNELHSTSSMNTGREGPDFAPLSPDNLSPVSIQDVTYKEHDAAAVPSLQIRTDISSAHHSSPHRLSPHREADLFVHHSTSASSLPHRTPSLRALMAGPSHSGGSLSPASLLSSPQLIAMGDITPLPSPIGGASPWKLPPRRNSQSLSRTSSIASRTGSSLSMRPSDPSQLSLSGTSESRSRGKTSGTTDKPSTEKTLDTPVAPKHARNRSLSEYVPPGRSVPIKPRPVAVSGTGLSQGIVSSSSTDSKSNNLHREQYLAIHRGIALPTVRPPSPPRSSGYGIDDNKPVLIQSSGTQGADEIYSVRSIRTQQPRLYRKLRQLGHGTFSQVSLAVRIELEGTGDSGHGHPATQKLVAIKIIDHGPAGGADEERLEVSLKREVEILKTLNHPSLVQLKAFGSDEKRALLVLDYCPGGDLFEVVSHNTRPMSPGLIRRIFAELVAAVRHLHENYVVHRDIKLENVLVNLPAESLQKITDWRTYDRAIITLSDLGLSRRIPEPPESPLLQTRCGSEDYAAPEILMGQPYDGRSTDGWALGVLLYAMMESRLPFDALPGTRGDPAKLRARTPHRIARCEWSWYRYADSDGEWDPEKGRQLEGARECVELLLKRNTKRKGLDEIAAMEWVKGAIDVPGGLKRGDKEVP
- the TIM23 gene encoding protein transporter TIM23 (BUSCO:EOG09264NC7;~COG:U;~EggNog:ENOG410PGJA;~PFAM:PF02466;~TransMembrane:1 (i177-195o)); the encoded protein is MSIWDSFSGRKQAKDNFDAPDATSFLSEVAIPDPSSLHPLAGLNEDTLDYITLEDSALDQLPGSESVLPSRGWSDDLCYGTGTTYIAALGLGGAWGLAEGLRKTPVTAPPKIRLNGVLNSITRRGPFLGNSAGVVAMVYNGLNSFVGYVRGKHDAANSITAGAISGMVFKSTRGLKPMMISGGIVAGVAGTWSVVKKAVL